One Kitasatospora sp. MAP12-44 DNA segment encodes these proteins:
- the tilS gene encoding tRNA lysidine(34) synthetase TilS: MGPHPAVAAIRLAVRRALVDLVAETGTAFTAPTAAQVPAAAGAAATATATATVLIGNARRHPSGLPRTPAAPGSPLVLVAVSGGADSMALATATAFEAPKLGLRVGAVTIDHGLQDGSADRAQQVVERLRALGLDPVEAVPVRVGRQGGPEAAARDARYAALDEAAERLQALAVFLGHTRDDQAETVLLGLARGSGARSLAGMPAQKGRYRRPLLDLDRSATRQACAAQSIPVWDDPHNMDPAYTRSRVRHEVLPVLEKHLGGGVVQALARTARLFRDDADALDQWAATVERDLSRRDLRDGGGELDAVKLAELPSAVRRRVLRRTALRAGCPAGDLFARHLETVDLLVTGWRGQGPLHLPGGVEVTRRCGNLVFRRQGD; encoded by the coding sequence GTGGGTCCACACCCCGCTGTCGCGGCGATACGCCTGGCCGTCCGCCGTGCCCTGGTCGATCTCGTGGCCGAGACCGGCACCGCCTTCACCGCCCCGACCGCCGCCCAGGTGCCCGCCGCGGCCGGCGCCGCGGCCACCGCGACGGCCACTGCCACCGTGCTGATCGGCAACGCCCGGCGCCACCCCTCCGGCCTGCCGCGCACCCCCGCCGCCCCCGGCTCACCGCTCGTCCTGGTCGCCGTCAGCGGCGGCGCGGACTCCATGGCGCTGGCCACCGCCACCGCCTTCGAGGCCCCCAAGCTCGGCCTGCGGGTCGGCGCCGTCACCATCGACCACGGCCTGCAGGACGGCTCCGCCGACCGCGCCCAGCAGGTGGTGGAGCGGCTGCGCGCGCTCGGCCTGGACCCGGTGGAGGCCGTGCCGGTCCGGGTCGGCCGCCAGGGCGGCCCCGAGGCCGCCGCCCGGGACGCCCGCTATGCCGCGCTGGACGAGGCCGCCGAGCGCCTCCAGGCGCTGGCCGTCTTCCTCGGCCACACCCGCGACGACCAGGCCGAGACCGTACTGCTTGGCCTGGCCCGCGGCTCCGGCGCCCGCTCGCTGGCCGGTATGCCCGCGCAGAAGGGCCGCTACCGCCGCCCGCTGCTCGACCTCGACCGCTCGGCCACCCGGCAGGCCTGCGCCGCGCAGTCCATCCCGGTCTGGGACGACCCGCACAACATGGATCCCGCCTACACCCGCTCCCGGGTCCGCCACGAGGTGCTGCCGGTGCTGGAGAAGCACCTGGGCGGCGGCGTGGTTCAGGCGCTGGCCCGCACCGCCCGACTGTTCCGGGACGACGCCGACGCCCTCGACCAGTGGGCCGCGACGGTCGAGCGGGACCTCTCCCGACGTGATCTGCGCGACGGTGGCGGCGAGCTGGACGCCGTGAAGCTCGCCGAGCTGCCCTCCGCCGTACGGCGCCGGGTGCTGCGCCGGACCGCGCTGCGGGCGGGCTGCCCGGCCGGTGATCTCTTCGCCCGGCACCTGGAAACGGTGGATCTGCTGGTCACCGGCTGGCGCGGCCAGGGGCCGCTGCACCTACCCGGGGGGGTCGAGGTCACCCGAAGGTGTGGCAACCTGGTGTTTCGGCGGCAGGGCGACTGA
- the hpt gene encoding hypoxanthine phosphoribosyltransferase, whose translation MDDKDMGADLAKVLISKDEIDAKLLELAERIDRDYAGKDLLIVGVLKGAVMVMADLARALHSQVTMDWMAVSSYGMGTKSSGVVRILKDLDTDIAGRDVLIVEDIIDSGLTLSWLLGNLGSRGPASLEVCTLLRKPDAAKVEIDVKYVGFDIPNEFVVGYGLDYAEKLRNLPFIGTLAPHVYGG comes from the coding sequence GTGGACGACAAGGACATGGGCGCCGACCTGGCGAAGGTGCTCATCAGCAAGGACGAGATCGACGCCAAGCTCCTGGAGCTGGCCGAGCGCATCGACCGGGACTATGCCGGGAAGGACCTGCTGATCGTCGGCGTCCTCAAGGGCGCCGTGATGGTCATGGCGGACCTCGCCCGGGCCCTGCACTCCCAGGTGACGATGGACTGGATGGCCGTCTCCTCGTACGGCATGGGCACCAAGTCCTCCGGCGTGGTGCGGATCCTCAAGGACCTCGACACCGACATCGCCGGTCGGGACGTGCTGATCGTCGAGGACATCATCGACTCCGGTCTGACCCTCTCCTGGCTGCTCGGCAACCTGGGTTCGCGCGGGCCGGCCTCGCTGGAGGTGTGCACCCTGCTGCGCAAGCCGGATGCCGCCAAGGTCGAGATCGACGTCAAGTACGTCGGCTTCGACATCCCGAACGAGTTCGTCGTCGGATACGGCCTGGACTACGCGGAGAAGCTCCGCAACCTGCCGTTCATCGGTACGCTCGCCCCACACGTCTACGGCGGCTGA
- the ftsH gene encoding ATP-dependent zinc metalloprotease FtsH codes for MDVKRYFRAPIAWILLAVVAVIVLMNVVSDSNGYKTVDTGQVVAAIDAGQVKQAQITTGDSNTVKIELNPGATLTNAGSGGKTPSGTKFQASYIGDQGKDLAATLQSQVDKGTLPQGYTISPEKQSTFVSLLLSMLPIVIIVLVFLFLMNQMQGGGSRVMQFGKSKAKLLTKDTPKTTFADVAGADEAVEELHEIKEFLQEPAKFQAVGAKIPKGVLLYGPPGTGKTLLARAVAGEAGVPFYSISGSDFVEMFVGVGASRVRDLFEQAKANAPAIVFVDEIDAVGRHRGAGLGGGHDEREQTLNQLLVEMDGFDVKGGVILIAATNRPDILDPALLRPGRFDRQIAVERPDLQGRLDILKVHQKGKPVAPDVDLRAVAKRTPGFTGADLANVLNEAALLTARSDKKLVDNFTLDEAIDRVVAGPQKRTRIMSEKEKKITAYHEGGHALVAAASPNSDPVHKITILSRGRALGYTMVLPDEDKYSTTRNEMLDQLAYMLGGRAAEELVFHDPTTGASNDIEKATATARAMVTQYGMTERLGAIKFGSDNSEPFLGRDMGHQRDYSEEVAGLVDEEVKKLIENAHNEAWEILVENRDVLDNLVLELLEKETLNKEQIAEIFKSIVRRPARPAWTGSSRRTPSTRPPVQSPKELALTNGAAASLEGAPVDIVKLPPVIGDSAGES; via the coding sequence ATGGACGTCAAGCGATACTTCCGCGCGCCGATCGCATGGATCCTCCTGGCCGTCGTCGCCGTCATTGTGCTGATGAACGTCGTTTCTGACTCAAACGGCTACAAGACGGTGGACACCGGCCAGGTCGTTGCAGCGATCGACGCGGGCCAGGTCAAGCAAGCTCAGATCACCACCGGTGATTCCAACACCGTCAAGATCGAACTGAACCCCGGAGCCACGCTCACCAACGCCGGCTCGGGCGGCAAGACCCCCTCCGGCACCAAGTTCCAGGCCTCCTACATCGGGGACCAGGGCAAGGACCTCGCAGCCACGCTGCAGAGCCAGGTGGACAAGGGCACGCTGCCGCAGGGCTACACGATCAGCCCGGAGAAGCAGTCGACCTTCGTCAGCCTGCTGCTCTCGATGCTGCCCATCGTGATCATCGTGCTGGTCTTCCTCTTCCTGATGAACCAGATGCAGGGTGGCGGCTCGCGGGTCATGCAGTTCGGCAAGTCCAAGGCCAAGCTGCTCACCAAGGACACCCCGAAGACCACCTTCGCGGATGTCGCCGGTGCGGACGAGGCGGTCGAGGAGCTCCACGAGATCAAGGAGTTCCTGCAGGAGCCGGCCAAGTTCCAGGCCGTCGGCGCCAAGATCCCCAAGGGTGTGCTGCTCTACGGCCCGCCCGGAACCGGTAAGACCCTGCTGGCCCGCGCCGTGGCCGGCGAGGCCGGCGTGCCGTTCTACTCGATCTCCGGCTCCGACTTCGTCGAGATGTTCGTGGGTGTCGGCGCCAGCCGGGTCCGCGACCTCTTCGAGCAGGCCAAGGCGAACGCCCCGGCGATCGTCTTCGTCGACGAGATCGACGCCGTCGGCCGGCACCGCGGTGCGGGCCTCGGCGGTGGCCACGACGAGCGTGAGCAGACCCTCAACCAGCTGCTGGTCGAGATGGACGGCTTCGACGTCAAGGGCGGCGTGATCCTGATCGCCGCCACCAACCGCCCGGACATCCTGGACCCGGCGCTGCTGCGCCCGGGCCGCTTCGACCGGCAGATCGCGGTCGAGCGCCCCGACCTGCAGGGCCGCCTTGACATCCTCAAGGTGCACCAGAAGGGCAAGCCGGTCGCGCCGGACGTCGACCTGCGGGCCGTCGCCAAGCGCACCCCGGGCTTCACCGGTGCGGACCTGGCGAACGTCCTCAACGAGGCCGCGCTGCTGACTGCCCGCTCCGACAAGAAGCTGGTCGACAACTTCACGCTGGACGAGGCGATCGACCGCGTCGTGGCCGGCCCGCAGAAGCGGACCCGGATCATGTCGGAGAAGGAGAAGAAGATCACCGCGTACCACGAGGGCGGACACGCCCTGGTCGCGGCGGCTTCTCCGAACAGCGATCCGGTGCACAAGATCACCATCCTGTCCCGCGGTCGGGCGCTCGGCTACACCATGGTGCTGCCGGACGAGGACAAGTACTCGACCACGCGCAACGAGATGCTCGACCAGCTGGCGTACATGCTGGGCGGGCGCGCGGCGGAGGAGCTGGTCTTCCACGACCCGACCACCGGCGCCTCGAACGACATCGAGAAGGCCACCGCCACGGCCCGGGCCATGGTCACCCAGTACGGGATGACCGAGCGGCTCGGCGCGATCAAGTTCGGTTCGGACAACTCCGAGCCGTTCCTGGGCCGCGACATGGGCCACCAGCGCGACTACTCGGAAGAGGTCGCCGGGCTGGTCGACGAAGAGGTCAAGAAGCTCATCGAGAACGCCCACAACGAGGCCTGGGAGATCCTGGTCGAGAACCGGGACGTGCTCGACAACCTCGTTCTGGAGCTCCTTGAGAAGGAGACCCTCAACAAGGAGCAGATCGCCGAGATCTTCAAGTCGATCGTCCGCCGTCCGGCGCGGCCGGCCTGGACGGGCTCCTCCCGTCGCACGCCGTCCACCCGGCCGCCGGTGCAGTCCCCCAAGGAGCTGGCGCTGACCAACGGCGCGGCCGCCTCCCTGGAGGGCGCCCCGGTCGACATCGTCAAGCTGCCGCCGGTCATCGGCGACAGTGCCGGCGAGAGCTGA
- the folE gene encoding GTP cyclohydrolase I FolE has translation MIDPVTLDGQSAIGTFDQKRAENAIRELLLAVGEDPDREGLMETPARVARAYKEIFSGLWQEPEDVLTTTFDLGHDEMVLVKDIELTSVCEHHLVPFRGVAHVGYIPSISGKITGLSKLARLVDVYARRPQVQERLTSQVADALMRILEPRGAIVVVECEHMCMSMRGIRKPGAKTITSCVRGQLRDPATRAEAMSLIIGR, from the coding sequence ATGATCGACCCGGTGACGCTCGACGGTCAGTCCGCCATCGGTACCTTCGACCAGAAGCGGGCCGAGAACGCGATCCGCGAGCTACTGCTGGCCGTGGGTGAGGACCCGGACCGGGAGGGACTGATGGAGACGCCGGCGCGGGTGGCGCGGGCGTACAAGGAGATATTCTCCGGCCTCTGGCAGGAGCCCGAGGACGTCCTGACCACCACCTTCGACCTGGGCCACGACGAGATGGTGCTGGTCAAGGACATCGAGCTGACCTCGGTCTGCGAGCACCACCTGGTGCCGTTCCGCGGGGTCGCCCACGTCGGCTACATCCCCTCGATCAGCGGCAAGATCACTGGGCTCTCCAAGCTGGCCCGGCTGGTCGACGTCTACGCCCGCCGCCCGCAGGTGCAGGAGCGGCTGACCAGCCAGGTGGCCGACGCGCTGATGCGGATCCTGGAGCCGCGCGGCGCGATCGTGGTCGTCGAGTGCGAGCACATGTGCATGTCGATGCGCGGCATCCGCAAGCCGGGCGCCAAGACCATCACCTCGTGCGTCCGGGGCCAGCTGCGCGACCCCGCGACCCGCGCCGAGGCGATGAGCCTGATCATCGGCCGCTGA
- a CDS encoding alpha/beta hydrolase-fold protein has protein sequence MNLTSSGLVYALVGFAVLALLATLWLWPRLAPQRPLPMLGRVCLLMVTQLAVLAVCGLTVNNTYGFYSSWSDLLHPSDAQLALGPPVGGTGKKSPPSSDALVQPTTEGGLETVTDLPQGSPQEVGRVDSIMVHGKETGLSDQMFIYLPPEYFNPKYARERFPVLLSLAGTPGTSLHLVKELDEAKTLWDLQKSGRMAPTVVVMARPNVAAPRDTECLDVPGGPQTETWFAKDVPAALRSAYRVSRSAASWGVLGYSTGGSCALRLVMRDSESYTSAAALHADYQVTPDQWSSGDLFGGNPGLAQQYDLAWRLQNQPIPKVSLLVVSTRTEDNFPATEQFLAAAQPVAAAHPELTVDSLFLPDGGHSFDTWKRELPASLEWISDRLAPPTDREPRS, from the coding sequence ATGAATTTGACCAGCAGCGGTCTGGTATATGCCTTGGTCGGATTTGCCGTCCTGGCTCTGCTGGCCACCCTCTGGCTCTGGCCGCGCCTGGCGCCGCAGCGCCCGCTGCCGATGCTGGGCCGGGTCTGCCTGCTGATGGTCACTCAGCTGGCGGTGCTCGCCGTCTGCGGACTGACGGTCAACAACACCTACGGCTTCTACTCGTCCTGGAGCGACCTGCTGCATCCGAGTGACGCCCAACTCGCACTCGGTCCCCCGGTCGGCGGTACCGGCAAGAAAAGTCCGCCGTCGAGCGACGCGCTGGTCCAGCCGACCACCGAGGGCGGCCTGGAGACCGTCACCGACCTCCCGCAGGGCTCGCCGCAGGAGGTCGGGCGGGTGGACTCGATCATGGTGCACGGAAAGGAGACCGGTCTCTCCGACCAGATGTTCATCTATCTGCCGCCTGAGTACTTCAATCCGAAATACGCCCGGGAGCGGTTCCCCGTGCTGCTCAGCCTGGCCGGCACCCCCGGCACCTCGCTGCACCTGGTGAAGGAGCTGGACGAGGCGAAGACCCTCTGGGATCTGCAGAAGAGCGGCCGGATGGCGCCGACCGTGGTGGTGATGGCCCGGCCCAACGTGGCCGCACCGCGGGACACCGAGTGCCTGGACGTCCCGGGCGGGCCGCAGACCGAGACCTGGTTCGCCAAGGACGTCCCGGCCGCGCTGCGCTCGGCCTACCGGGTCAGCCGCTCGGCCGCCTCCTGGGGCGTCCTGGGCTACTCGACCGGCGGCAGCTGCGCGCTGCGGCTGGTGATGCGCGACTCCGAGAGCTACACCTCGGCGGCCGCGCTGCACGCGGACTACCAGGTGACGCCGGACCAGTGGAGCAGCGGTGACCTGTTCGGCGGCAACCCGGGGCTGGCCCAGCAGTACGACCTGGCCTGGCGGCTGCAGAACCAGCCGATCCCCAAGGTCTCGCTGCTGGTGGTCTCCACCCGTACCGAGGACAACTTCCCCGCGACCGAGCAGTTCCTGGCCGCGGCCCAGCCGGTGGCGGCCGCCCACCCGGAGCTCACCGTGGACTCGCTGTTCCTGCCCGACGGCGGCCACAGCTTCGACACCTGGAAACGCGAGCTGCCGGCCTCGCTGGAGTGGATCAGCGACCGGCTCGCGCCGCCCACCGACCGCGAGCCGCGCAGCTGA
- a CDS encoding phosphatidylglycerol lysyltransferase domain-containing protein: MSVPVSADSSTEQPRHRGLQTLRTQASAVPRAWLPGAAGYACLLIGLVDIASAIFPKLRRTRMHTWTGQLPGGTTTLATAGTLIVGILLVLLAHALRRRKRRAWRMVCVLLPVGAALHILRWHQVGPAVVSLTLFAVVLVHRGEFYAKADPRTRWRALLNLVVMGGASLGLGLLIVSAHPYSEMGSPDLLARLKETVWGLFGLDGPIDYRTDRTRDLVGYSLAALGLLTAFTSGYLALRPEKPEPELTAEEEVKVRALLARHGDRDSLGYFALRRDKSVLFSPTGKAAISYRVISGVMLASGDPVGDVEAWPGAIKVFMAMAREHAWVPAVMGCSEVGGEVWTREAGLDALELGDEAIVDASTFSMAGRAMRNVRQMVKRIERNGYSCQVRRVGELTREEKLRIADAAARWRGTDTERGFSMALGRFGDLGDDDCVVVTAHKAPEEGEVTGDDLKAVLHFVPWGPDGISLELMRRDRAADPGLNELLIVAALQAVPALGVRRVSLNFAMFRSALARGERIGAGPVLRAWRGLLVFLSRWFQIESLYKFNAKFQPEWEPRFLIYPSTRDLPRIGFAAMQAEAFITLGMPKFGRKRQRQGLMPTQPEAESVAPAA, encoded by the coding sequence ATGAGCGTTCCCGTGTCCGCTGACTCCTCGACCGAGCAGCCCCGCCACCGAGGTCTGCAGACGCTGCGAACCCAGGCATCCGCCGTCCCACGAGCCTGGCTCCCAGGGGCGGCCGGGTATGCCTGTCTGTTGATCGGCCTGGTGGACATCGCCAGCGCGATCTTCCCCAAGCTCAGGCGCACCAGGATGCACACCTGGACCGGCCAGCTGCCCGGGGGCACCACCACGCTGGCCACGGCCGGCACGCTGATCGTCGGCATCCTGCTGGTGCTGCTCGCGCACGCGCTGCGCCGCCGCAAGCGCCGCGCCTGGCGGATGGTCTGCGTGCTGCTGCCGGTCGGTGCCGCGCTGCACATCCTGCGCTGGCACCAGGTCGGCCCGGCGGTGGTCTCGCTGACCCTGTTCGCGGTGGTCCTGGTGCACCGCGGCGAGTTCTACGCCAAGGCCGACCCGCGCACCCGCTGGCGCGCGCTGCTCAACCTGGTCGTGATGGGCGGCGCCAGCCTGGGGCTCGGCCTGCTGATCGTCAGCGCCCACCCGTACTCCGAGATGGGCAGCCCGGACCTGCTGGCCCGGCTCAAGGAGACCGTCTGGGGCCTGTTCGGCCTGGACGGCCCGATCGACTACCGGACCGACCGCACCCGCGACCTGGTCGGCTACTCGCTGGCCGCGCTCGGTCTGCTGACCGCCTTCACCAGCGGCTACCTGGCGCTGCGGCCCGAGAAGCCGGAGCCGGAGCTGACCGCCGAGGAGGAGGTCAAGGTCCGCGCGCTGCTGGCCCGGCACGGCGACCGCGACTCGCTGGGCTACTTCGCGCTGCGCCGCGACAAGAGCGTGCTCTTCTCGCCGACCGGCAAGGCCGCGATCTCGTACCGGGTGATCTCCGGCGTGATGCTGGCCTCCGGCGACCCGGTGGGCGACGTCGAGGCCTGGCCCGGTGCGATCAAGGTCTTCATGGCGATGGCCCGCGAGCACGCCTGGGTTCCGGCCGTGATGGGCTGCAGCGAGGTCGGTGGCGAGGTCTGGACCCGCGAGGCGGGCCTGGACGCGCTGGAGCTGGGCGACGAGGCGATCGTGGACGCGAGCACCTTCTCGATGGCCGGGCGCGCGATGCGCAACGTCCGCCAGATGGTCAAGCGGATCGAGCGCAACGGCTACTCCTGCCAGGTCCGCCGGGTCGGTGAGCTGACCCGCGAGGAGAAGCTCAGGATCGCCGACGCCGCGGCCCGCTGGCGCGGTACCGACACCGAGCGCGGCTTCTCGATGGCGCTGGGCCGCTTCGGCGACCTGGGCGACGACGACTGCGTCGTGGTCACCGCGCACAAGGCGCCCGAGGAGGGCGAGGTGACCGGTGACGACCTCAAGGCCGTGCTGCACTTCGTGCCCTGGGGCCCGGACGGCATCTCGCTGGAGCTGATGCGCCGCGACCGCGCGGCCGACCCGGGGCTGAACGAGCTGCTGATCGTCGCGGCCCTGCAGGCCGTCCCCGCGCTGGGGGTGCGCCGGGTGTCGCTGAACTTCGCGATGTTCCGCTCGGCGCTGGCCCGCGGTGAGCGGATCGGGGCCGGCCCGGTGCTGCGGGCCTGGCGCGGGCTGCTGGTCTTCCTCTCGCGCTGGTTCCAGATCGAGTCGCTGTACAAGTTCAACGCCAAGTTCCAGCCGGAGTGGGAGCCGCGGTTCCTGATCTACCCGAGCACCCGGGACCTGCCGCGGATCGGCTTCGCGGCGATGCAGGCGGAGGCCTTCATCACGCTCGGCATGCCGAAGTTCGGCCGCAAGCGCCAGCGGCAGGGCCTGATGCCGACCCAGCCGGAGGCGGAGTCGGTGGCTCCGGCCGCCTGA
- the folP gene encoding dihydropteroate synthase, whose translation MDNPLPGLPTFDRCAVMGVVNVTPDSFSDGGLWLDPQAAVAHGLGLVARGADLVDVGGESTRPGAQRVSEQEELRRVVPVVRELAAAGVVVSVDTMRAAVAEQAVAAGAKLVNDVSGGLADPAMAGLVADTGVPFVVMHWRGQSAEMDRLAVYQDVVAEVVAELRERAGVLLAEGVKQEQLILDPGLGFAKTTEHNWALLAGLDALNELGRPVLVAASRKRFLGTLLADPETGELRPARQRDDATAAVSVLSARAGAWAVRVHDVAGTADAVRVVAAWQAAGAS comes from the coding sequence ATGGACAACCCGCTGCCCGGCCTTCCCACCTTCGACCGCTGCGCCGTGATGGGCGTCGTCAACGTCACCCCCGACTCGTTCTCGGACGGCGGCCTGTGGCTCGATCCGCAGGCCGCCGTCGCACACGGTCTGGGCCTGGTGGCCCGCGGCGCGGACCTGGTGGACGTGGGCGGCGAGTCGACCCGCCCGGGGGCGCAGCGGGTCAGCGAGCAGGAGGAGCTGCGCCGGGTCGTCCCGGTGGTGCGGGAACTGGCGGCGGCCGGGGTGGTGGTCTCGGTGGACACCATGCGGGCCGCCGTCGCCGAGCAGGCGGTGGCGGCCGGGGCCAAGCTGGTCAACGATGTCTCGGGCGGCCTGGCCGACCCGGCGATGGCGGGGCTGGTGGCCGATACCGGAGTGCCGTTCGTGGTGATGCACTGGCGCGGGCAGTCGGCCGAGATGGACCGGCTGGCGGTCTACCAGGACGTGGTGGCCGAGGTGGTGGCCGAGCTGCGCGAGCGGGCCGGGGTGCTGCTGGCGGAGGGGGTCAAGCAGGAGCAGCTGATCCTCGACCCGGGCCTCGGTTTCGCCAAGACCACCGAGCACAACTGGGCGCTGCTGGCGGGCCTGGACGCGCTCAACGAGCTGGGGCGACCGGTCCTGGTCGCGGCTTCGCGCAAGCGCTTCCTGGGTACGCTGCTGGCCGACCCGGAAACCGGGGAGCTGCGGCCGGCCCGGCAGCGCGACGACGCCACGGCGGCCGTCTCGGTGCTCTCGGCCCGTGCCGGGGCCTGGGCCGTGCGGGTGCACGATGTGGCGGGGACGGCGGATGCCGTTCGGGTCGTGGCGGCCTGGCAGGCTGCCGGGGCGAGCTGA
- a CDS encoding nuclear transport factor 2 family protein, whose amino-acid sequence MEADREAVLAANQRLYDALEHGDLEAIEDVWLSAADADDKQGVVCVHPGWPVLRGRAQVTRSYMLIMMNTEYIQFFLTDVEVEVQGDVALVTCTENILSGGEAEEEGELGPLVGGKVVSTNLFRRTGAGWRLWSHHGSPVLTSGDDEDED is encoded by the coding sequence CTGGAGGCGGACCGGGAGGCCGTCCTGGCGGCCAACCAGCGGCTCTACGACGCGCTGGAGCACGGTGACCTGGAGGCGATCGAGGACGTCTGGCTGTCCGCCGCGGACGCCGACGACAAGCAAGGTGTGGTCTGTGTGCACCCGGGCTGGCCGGTGCTGCGGGGCCGGGCGCAGGTGACCCGCTCGTACATGCTGATCATGATGAACACGGAGTACATCCAGTTCTTCCTGACCGATGTCGAGGTCGAGGTCCAGGGCGATGTGGCCCTTGTCACCTGCACCGAGAACATCCTCTCCGGCGGCGAGGCCGAGGAGGAGGGCGAGTTGGGCCCGCTGGTCGGCGGCAAGGTCGTCTCGACCAACCTGTTCCGCCGTACCGGGGCGGGCTGGCGGCTCTGGTCGCACCATGGTTCACCCGTGCTGACCAGCGGCGATGACGAGGACGAGGACTGA
- the folB gene encoding dihydroneopterin aldolase gives MDRVTLRGLRARGHHGVFERERLDGQTFVVDLVLYLDTRPAASGDDLTRTAHYGIVAEEVTAIIAGEPVDLIETLAQRIADQCLKHAAVEEVEVTVHKPDAPITVPFDDVTITIHRGRA, from the coding sequence CTGGACCGCGTCACCCTGCGGGGCCTGCGTGCCCGCGGCCACCACGGCGTCTTCGAGCGGGAGCGGCTCGACGGGCAGACCTTCGTGGTCGACCTCGTGCTCTACCTCGACACCCGTCCGGCCGCGTCCGGTGACGACCTCACCCGTACGGCCCACTACGGGATCGTCGCGGAGGAGGTCACCGCGATCATCGCCGGCGAGCCGGTGGACCTGATCGAGACCTTGGCCCAGCGGATCGCCGACCAGTGCCTCAAGCACGCGGCGGTCGAGGAGGTCGAGGTCACCGTGCACAAGCCGGACGCGCCGATCACCGTGCCGTTCGACGATGTGACCATCACCATCCACCGGGGCCGCGCATGA
- the folK gene encoding 2-amino-4-hydroxy-6-hydroxymethyldihydropteridine diphosphokinase, with translation MSTSDPTASPTTFDLERRVDSADTTLHNPRYAVVALGSNLGNRLETLQGAVDTLADTPGLKIKAVSAVYETPALGGPGEQPNFYNAVVVLRTTLPPRSLLERANAIEDAFGRVRTVRWGARTLDVDILSYEGVTSDDPVLLLPHPRAQERAFVLAPWADADPAGELPGLGLVSELLKELGGEGAQGVVRREDIQLRLPE, from the coding sequence ATGAGCACCAGCGACCCGACCGCCTCGCCGACCACGTTCGACCTGGAGCGCCGGGTGGACTCGGCCGACACCACCCTGCACAACCCGCGCTACGCCGTGGTGGCCCTGGGCAGCAACCTGGGAAACCGGCTGGAGACCCTGCAGGGCGCGGTCGACACCCTGGCCGACACCCCCGGGCTGAAGATCAAGGCGGTCTCCGCGGTCTACGAGACGCCTGCCCTGGGTGGCCCGGGCGAGCAGCCCAACTTCTACAACGCCGTGGTCGTGCTGCGCACCACGCTGCCGCCGCGCTCGCTGCTGGAGCGGGCCAACGCGATCGAGGACGCCTTCGGGCGGGTCCGCACGGTCCGCTGGGGTGCCCGCACGCTGGACGTCGACATCCTCAGCTACGAGGGCGTCACCAGCGACGACCCGGTGCTGCTGCTGCCGCACCCGCGCGCCCAGGAGCGGGCCTTCGTGCTCGCGCCGTGGGCCGACGCGGACCCGGCCGGCGAGCTGCCGGGCCTTGGCCTGGTATCCGAGCTGCTCAAGGAGCTGGGCGGCGAGGGCGCGCAGGGCGTGGTCCGGCGCGAGGACATCCAGCTGCGCCTGCCGGAGTAG
- a CDS encoding DUF3180 domain-containing protein, producing the protein MKLLRLRLLLVIVVVSTALAWAGAKLWNALDSLPGVPAAAPVVLAAVAVVLLATAFSLRSRLKAARDRVPGAKGVDPLGAARAVVLAQASALVSAVVTGVYAGLGIFLGTLPDFSAHQGSTITAGLAVLAGFGVIAAALWLQHVCKLPEDNGSGGKGTAPSPR; encoded by the coding sequence GTGAAGCTGCTCCGCCTGCGTCTGCTGCTGGTCATCGTCGTGGTCTCGACGGCACTGGCCTGGGCAGGTGCCAAGCTCTGGAACGCGCTGGACTCGCTGCCGGGAGTGCCGGCCGCGGCGCCGGTGGTGCTGGCGGCGGTCGCGGTGGTGCTGCTGGCGACGGCCTTCTCGCTGCGCTCCAGGCTCAAGGCGGCCCGCGACCGGGTGCCCGGGGCCAAGGGCGTCGACCCGCTGGGCGCCGCCCGGGCGGTGGTGCTGGCGCAGGCCAGCGCGCTGGTCTCGGCGGTGGTGACGGGCGTCTACGCGGGCCTGGGGATCTTCCTCGGGACGCTGCCGGACTTCAGCGCCCACCAGGGCTCGACGATCACCGCCGGGCTCGCGGTGCTGGCCGGTTTCGGGGTGATCGCCGCCGCGCTCTGGCTGCAGCACGTCTGCAAGCTGCCCGAGGACAACGGCAGCGGCGGCAAGGGCACGGCGCCCAGCCCCCGGTAG